Proteins encoded together in one Ogataea parapolymorpha DL-1 chromosome III, whole genome shotgun sequence window:
- a CDS encoding Pre-rRNA-processing protein PNO1: MVAPTAVKKEVSEPVEAPTQVENIEEDTDTILIDADAPETEDKPSRTPEAGLVLDESGKPKFQSQAASNMKVKLESRKVAVPPHRMSPLKNAWPKIYPPLVDHLKLQVRMNLKTKNVELRTCSKTTDPGALQKGADFIKAFTLGFDIDDAIALLRLDDLYIESFEIKDVKTLQGDHLSRAIGRIAGKDGKTKFAIENATRTRIVLADSKIHILGGFTHIRMAREAVMSLILGSPPGKVYGNLRTVASRLKERY, encoded by the coding sequence ATGGTTGCTCCTACCGCTGTGAAAAAAGAGGTTTCCGAGCCAGTCGAGGCTCCTACACAGGTCGAAAATATAGAGGAAGATACAGACACGATACTTATCGACGCCGACGcgccagaaacagaggaCAAGCCATCCAGAACGCCCGAAGCAGGCCTCGTCTTGGACGAGTCCGGAAAACCCAAGTTCCAGTCACAGGCCGCATCCAATATGAAGGTCAAACTGGAGTCGCGGAAGGTGGCGGTGCCCCCACACAGAATGTCGCCGCTCAAGAACGCGTGGCCCAAAATATACCCTCCGCTAGTGGATCATCTCAAGCTACAGGTGCGGATGAACCTGAAAACCAAGAACGTGGAACTGCGTACGTGTTCCAAGACTACAGATCCGGGCGCTCTCCAAAAGGGAGCCGATTTCATCAAAGCGTTTACCCTGGGATTCGACATAGACGATGCCATCGCTCTTCTGCGGCTGGACGACCTGTACATCGAGTCGTTCGAAATTAAGGACGTCAAAACGCTCCAGGGCGACCATCTGTCGCGTGCGATTGGCCGTATTGCCGGAAAGGACGGCAAGACTAAGTTTGCGATCGAGAACGCGACTCGGACGCGGATTGTGCTTGCGGACTCGAAGATCCACATTCTGGGCGGGTTCACGCACATCAGAATGGCGCGGGAGGCGGTGATGAGCCTGATTCTGGGCAGCCCGCCGGGCAAGGTGTACGGAAACCTGCGTACGGTGGCTTCGAGACTCAAGGAGCGGTATTGA
- a CDS encoding putative secreted protein: protein MFLLLLPLLLATSVLARGISSPEGATCLYIANNSTNFRFDCKDDDLAYKCRCRCPAFLGSVLLCIEKFSSDSSTLTRAYDYMLDVCENQALVKYNFTDLVKQNQNATAHYLDHSAAANLTVLHHPIMFNDEMYNTTYQSVAALLHHRQLATTYGHALLGYWGCVFVWALFFNICRWCFPYIFSSLCNHKFAKWTRRHFISSLVVSPSPSKTVRTTWLARCQHAAHAVLQRLPVRIHVLTISAYILLVAVLCCVNYRTVLPNSVFKCPKGQRWVNIADRTGILAISQLPLCFLFAARNNPLLILTGASYREFQMYHRWVSRVVFVLIVLHTAFYLLYVDTRGDYIARWGLTKWRCANAAFSAVTLATLAAFFRAPFYEWFKMSHKLLVVVFVVGVWYHCLTLGWIEYVAVSFSIWAAEYALRLGKMLVSGGVLKGRCKVLFETVLDADGYKEVPHAIRVEINHSGWWRPFPGAYCWIYFLRADMFWQAHPFTIVSSAAEENFNQLVLIIRVKQGLTKNLAEYIATKPNHEAYVPLLVEGPYGSTIPFKAYEHSVFVAGGVGMTVVYTLALYLAQTYRAQILRGQKVRTDKSISIVWVAPNFESLMSFKREIESIQRFEGLVELQVFITRDLVEPELKWVADQEAKTEDERLVNEMFGDCKLALAEKVDFLQRLVRDEVCYVSLNLDQKPDLCRELSSYIAGLRGPTAVIACGPASMNADVRHSTVESLRGDENVDYFEEELLW from the coding sequence AtgtttttgctgctgctgccgctgctgctggccaccAGCGTTCTGGCGCGCGGCATCTCCAGCCCCGAGGGAGCCACCTGTCTCTACATAGCCAACAATTCCACCAACTTCCGTTTTGACTGCAAGGACGACGATCTCGCGTACAAGTGCCGGTGCCGGTGTCCGGCGTTTTTGGGCTCGGTGCTGTTGTGCATCGAAAAgttcagcagcgactcCTCCACGCTCACCAGGGCCTACGACTATATGCTTGACGTTTGCGAGAACCAGGCCCTTGTCAAGTACAACTTCACCGATCTCGTCAAGCAGAACCAGAACGCCACCGCGCACTACCTTGACCACTCTGCCGCGGCAAATCTGACCGTGCTGCACCACCCCATCATGTTTAACGACGAGATGTACAACACCACGTACCAGAGCGTCGCCGCGCTGCTGCACCACCGCCAGCTTGCCACCACGTACGGCCACGCGCTGCTCGGGTACTGGGGGTGCGTCTTTGTGTGGGCGCTTTTCTTCAATATCTGCCGATGGTGCTTCCCGTACATTTTTTCGAGCCTGTGCAACCACAAATTTGCGAAATGGACGCGCCGCCATTTTATCTCGTCGCTCGTGGTGTCGCCGAGCCCTTCCAAGACGGTGCGCACGACATGGCTGGCGCGGTGTCAGCACGCTGCCCACGCTGTGCTGCAGCGCCTGCCCGTCCGAATCCACGTACTCACCATCTCCGCCTACATCCTGCTGGTGGCCGTGCTCTGTTGCGTCAACTACCGCACAGTGTTGCCCAACAGCGTGTTTAAGTGCCCCAAGGGCCAGCGCTGGGTCAACATCGCCGACCGGACCGGCATTCTCGCGATCAGCCAGCTCCCGCTCTGTTTCCTGTTTGCTGCGCGCAACAACCCGCTGCTCATCCTGACCGGCGCGTCCTACAGGGAGTTCCAGATGTACCACCGCTGGGTCTCGCGGGtggtgtttgtgctgaTTGTGCTGCACACGGCGTTCTATCTGCTCTACGTGGACACCCGCGGCGACTACATTGCGCGGTGGGGGCTCACGAAATGGCGGTGTGCCAACGCCGCTTTTTCGGCCGTCACGCTCGCCACGTTGGCCGCGTTCTTCCGCGCACCGTTCTACGAGTGGTTCAAGATGTCGCACAAGCTGCTTGTCGTGGTATTTGTCGTCGGCGTGTGGTACCACTGTCTCACGCTGGGCTGGATCGAGTATGTGGCGGTGTCGTTCAGCATCTGGGCCGCAGAGTACGCGCTGCGGCTCGGCAAGATGCTCGTCAGCGGCGGCGTGCTCAAGGGCCGCTGCAAAGTGCTGTTTGAGACCGTTCTGGACGCAGACGGGTACAAGGAGGTGCCGCACGCGATCCGCGTCGAAATCAACCATTCCGGCTGGTGGAGACCGTTTCCCGGCGCATACTGCTGGATCTACTTCCTGCGTGCCGACATGTTCTGGCAGGCACATCCGTTCACGATCGTGTCGTCTGCGGCAGAGGAAAATTTCAACCAACTAGTTCTGATTATCCGTGTTAAACAGGGGCTCACCAAAAACCTGGCAGAATACATAGCCACTAAGCCCAACCACGAGGCGTACGTGCCGCTGCTGGTCGAAGGTCCGTACGGCTCGACGATCCCGTTCAAGGCGTACGAGCACTCCGTTTTCGTCGCCGGCGGCGTCGGCATGACCGTCGTCTACACCCTGGCGCTGTATTTGGCACAGACGTACAGGGCCCAAATTTTGCGCGGCCAGAAAGTCCGGACAGACAAATCCATTAGCATTGTGTGGGTGGCGCCCAACTTCGAGTCGCTCATGAGCTTCAAGCGCGAAATCGAGAGCATCCAGCGGTTCGAGGGCCTCGTGGAGCTGCAGGTGTTCATCACGAGAGACCTGGTGGAGCCGGAGCTGAAGTGGGTGGCCGACCAGGAGGCCAAGACGGAGGACGAGCGGCTTGTGAACGAGATGTTTGGCGACTGCAAGCTGGCACTGGCCGAAAAAGTGGACTTTTTGCAGCGACTGGTGCGCGACGAGGTGTGCTACGTGAGCTTAAACTTGGACCAGAAGCCAGACCTGTGCCGCGAGCTGAGCAGCTACATTGCGGGTCTACGGGGCCCCACAGCGGTGATTGCGTGCGGGCCGGCGTCGATGAATGCGGACGTGCGCCATTCGACGGTCGAGAGTCTGCGCGGCGACGAGAACGTGGACTACtttgaggaggagctgctgtGGTGA
- a CDS encoding HMG box-containing protein has protein sequence MSEDVLRQKCVDLKVKIDELEFENEATAVAVSRSKQAVERLRYEYALLLEALGRKADEVSIPNVGKLTADDLDGDEIDSLRLADITHLLTKTPFSLAKNGFSASVGSLVAKKKRGANTLKKQRLKDPTIPKRPTNAYLIFCEMEKERVKKQIESKDPGVPSDLSKAMTEAWRNLDDVSRKPYYELYEQDRLRYQREIKEYNSKQKNGKAGDLKKDLDEPDHDDEVTEMDVNDDDDDEVDEDDDELDSMALNEDEEVSFKEERM, from the exons ATGAGCGAGG ACGTTCTGCGACAGAAGTGCGTCGACCTGAAGGTCaagattgacgagctggagtTCGAGAACGAGGCCACGGCGGTGGCAGTCTCGCGGTCCAAGCAGGCCGTCGAACGGCTCCGATACGAGTACGccctgctgctggaggcaCTGGGCCGCAAGGCGGACGAGGTGAGCATTCCGAACGTCGGAAAACTCACGGCGGACGATTTGGACggcgacgagatcgatAGTCTGCGACTGGCAGACATCACGCACCTGCTGACCAAGACTCCGTTCTCGCTTGCCAAGAACGGGTTCAGTGCCTCTGTGGGCAGCCTGGTGGCGAAGAAAAAACGAGGCGCCAACACGCTCAAAAAACAGCGGCTCAAGGACCCAACGATCCCGAAACGGCCCACCAACGCGTACCTGATTTTCTGCGAGATGGAGAAAGAGCGGGTGAAGAAGCAGATCGAGTCCAAAGACCCTGGCGTGCCGTCGGACCTGTCCAAGGCGATGACCGAGGCATGGCGCAACCTGGACGACGTTTCCAGAAAACCGTATTACGAGCTATACGAGCAGGACCGGCTGCGGTACCAGCGGGAGATTAAGGAGTACAATTCGAAGCAGAAGAACGGCAAGGCGGGCGATCTCAAGAAAGACCTCGACGAGCCCGACCATGACGACGAGGTAACCGAGATGGAcgtgaacgacgacgacgacgacgaggtcgacgaggacgacgatgaGCTGGACTCCATGGcgctgaacgaggacgaggaggtcAGTTTCAAAGAGGAGCGGATGTAG
- a CDS encoding U3 small nucleolar RNA-associated protein 20, translating to MVKKKGTDSGRRFAFTSFKDRVDAIQIDPILQLNRKAFHEAEISHFLSTLEHWREVNLSKSFTELVEVLEPLCLSLPQLIYHQKTIFESLKNTLLLNDRLSLQPTLELLTQFCHDLGTDFMPYYSDTLGTLVEIVPQQTETDPLEWIFNALAYLFKYLSKELSKDLVPTFRLLQPLLIIEKKEYIARFASQAMSFLVRKATSKALTSFVKTVMNEDLDVNVYHKSLVVIFSESMKNSQGSLHSKGPSILSVLTEICEPDEATTAIFSDVLLDLLSHVSEASAIYETILEKMTYQTSGSVWILTTLAFAESGKKVPNWGALFDGVLKLVQDEGLIQLFATLIRNADQLELSKRYVYLFTTMAAKDSLFLPFVETSLELSQDRALSFGKNYVTSFISQNWRQRHKEIAYFLDRMNKKGVALEVVIPHEFNEFIKSDIQNGLYWRLLMLQYSKATIDSETLLQKLPKASADEQGLILKVLAKSDIPDISSAVIECISASATNIVFLEGLQEVIKKNPASFRKQQHTLIELLKDNLVLPSHSVRETTLSIIMLLFETAPEIISTCRLIEQIPLDLQTGREIQLRYRSFVQTFMDSPKDQLLETVVVKFLFGQLSNKFSPSWSGVLEFMEQVIDRIEPLVWAEIETFLKKDYPPKEADTEQMHGVSQWTGLNPKLVGYVEKCESIAVHYSAIDKSLVPPAHESTEFTAFYREQCIKVLHRLPKLAEQHFDVLLPYVLEDEEDNVKWPVKDRNSVVEVMAKFQNLRRVPGADQVHKFLLRLLANRSVQTQKLAFNALANWKNPVYNRYRDNLNSLLDDMLFRDEVINLLQNEEKTIIREQDTDTIMPLILRILFGRAQTLRTSGTKQGRRTAAIKALSNLSDQHMKDFLSLSFEKLNEMRSHELSFRLIRTASGFLNMVSDLLSSIGRTRSECLSILPDPLVFSLSVSEKAIGSADDITDKAARNNRQLGFKVLYDVTDYLGDSFDWKPYGNDIYYNLVHQKMANFADENLQQPSSLMRLMTALWPQPNLQFFLRYEEMAPVKALMGVLKHEKAKEAVQRAVLQFVLKLLNSNDSSDQQVEVLILIISEYLNSLVALFANSESKEVNGLCVKILHNLVQRDLITASESSKFLVDSLVMVLDKPAAQIDMATRTEIVSVLGLVARNLSCSVTEIMPLYKSMAPLLKIHEEREMRIAICQVYLALGAKYSELERVSQVVAALNSYSDKRIREPDYEQRLECYRKIDRELYDSFSGSEWLPVINTALFHINDETDSAMRSSASNTLCRFIDVSESFAEILHEIVLPVVRPGLRRKNELVRQEYINVVAHVVEKTAEFPDMKVLLHGGDDEANFFKNIMHPQVHRRQRAVRRLGETAQELADSSIAHYLLPMIERFAFWDDEKYRNLANDTVATVAKLAAYVSWNQYRAILSRYVATMTGALQKEKHEELRDSVQVVTAVASSMRELQRRGAKDFPAPEKLDDIVVEMLIPPVKKVLTKRDEETVVQRVALSEALVSLVMCCSAARIETELPGILTSICQILRARSEELRDAVRKHLGRIAVGLGSPYLKFIMQELKTALTRGPQIHILSFTIHYLLVVMDGVLSQGDLDECAGYVIDTVMNDIFGAASEEKEAEGYNKKMKEIKHNKSYDTGELLASKMLLQNFQQILGPIKMLLREKLAFRTQKRLDELLRRVSIGLQKNKEAGSTSAILLCHEIYGQSLEKDETRTKRVSETEDHFLVKLDAKPLRTQMEYSLYSKVLQKFAFDLLHAVISKHPQLFTAGNLADFVPLLETSLSSGDEGVVLAALKMLTQLSRLDFAEDVNAQFTACARATLKIVKDLPSTNSDLCQSALKFLSAVIRNKDGLQLKDTALSYLLKKIEPDLDEPMRQGVAFGFVKALIAKHVMLPEIYDVLESVSRIMITSTSGEIRQTARSVYYTFLMEYDQSRGRLEKQFKMLLGNLEYPAQSGRQSVMELLHLIVRKAGKDVLAVVSASFFIALANVSVTDEAPSCREMASEVLLAMLGRMDDLAFVEKCVAAWIDNRKNELLVRCGLHVYKLYVDAVGLDNAGLNETALAKINHVLAASAKSSEAGMSWELVYSSLVVFEALSEKTDVYNDKYAPTWAAVVDCLLYPHSWIRLASARLVGQYVQKCATVSDHTLQTIAYRSFRQLSAPGVAQSLATEVAKNLVYVSKIWAQKDTRYVPADGEQMEQSALEWALARACAVLRNESAPPKDLLVTKKAMVQYCVFLVSFLDAETVGHVIQQPLDPLVVISEQEPAVEDTDENTLPAMALKCLELVAQKIGVSEYNLLYSATKKAISERRQERKTKRAQLSLNNPAAAAKRKLKKHARTREKRKHLKDENGLYRPKRKKL from the coding sequence atggtgaagaagaagggcaCAGACTCGGGGCGTAGATTCGCCTTCACCTCCTTCAAGGACCGAGTCGATGCTATACAGATAGATCCTATTTTACAGCTAAACAGGAAAGCTTTCCATGAGGCAGAAATATCCCACTTCCTGTCCACATTAGAGCACTGGAGAGAAGTGAATTTATCCAAATCGTTCACCGAGCTGGTTGAAGTGCTGGAGCCCTTGTGTTTAAGTTTGCCTCAGCTAATCTATCACCAAAAGACTATTTTTGAGAGTCTCAAAAACACCCTTCTGCTTAATGATAGACTGTCGTTGCAACCAACACTAGAGCTTCTGACCCAATTTTGCCATGATCTGGGAACAGATTTCATGCCGTATTATTCCGATACACTGGGAACGCTTGTTGAGATTGTTCCACAACAAACAGAGACCGATCCGCTGGAATGGATTTTCAATGCCCTTGCATATTTATTCAAATACCTGTCCAAAGAGCTGTCCAAGGACCTTGTTCCCACCTTTAGACTGCTTCAACCGCTCCTGATTAtagagaaaaaagaatacATCGCTCGATTCGCTTCGCAGGCCATGTCGTTCCTGGTCCGGAAGGCAACGTCCAAAGCTCTAACTTCATTTGTCAAGACGGTGATGAATGAGGATTTGGATGTGAATGTTTACCACAAGTCTCTCGTGGTTATTTTCTCCGAGTCGATGAAAAACTCGCAAGGATCCCTTCACTCGAAAGGGCCGTCGATTCTCAGCGTGCTGACAGAGATTTGTGAGCCAGACGAAGCGACGACGGCAATTTTTTCGGACGTTTTACTGGACCTGCTTTCACACGTCTCGGAGGCCTCTGCGATCTATGAGAcaattctggaaaaaatgaCATACCAAACCTCGGGCAGCGTGTGGATTCTCACGACTCTTGCGTTTGCAGAGAGCGGTAAAAAAGTGCCCAATTGGGGTGCTCTCTTCGACGGTGTTTTGAAGCTTGTCCAGGATGAAGGACTTATTCAATTGTTCGCCACGTTGATAAGAAACGCcgaccagctggagctTTCCAAACGCTATGTTTATCTTTTCACCACCATGGCAGCAAAAGACTCGCTTTTCCTGCCCTTTGTCGAGACATCCTTGGAGCTTTCTCAAGATAGAGCGTTAAGTTTTGGCAAGAACTATGTCACGAGCTTCATTTCTCAGAACTGGAGACAGAGACATAAGGAAATAGCCTATTTTTTGGATAGAATGAACAAGAAAGGAGTCGCTCTCGAGGTGGTGATTCCGCACGAATTTAACGAATTCATCAAGTCCGACATTCAAAATGGTTTATATTGGAGACTGCTGATGCTTCAATACAGCAAGGCTACAATTGACAGCGAGACGCTGCTTCAGAAGCTTCCCAAAGCATCTGCAGACGAGCAGGGGCTGATTCTCAAAGTTCTCGCAAAATCCGACATTCCAGACATCTCGTCTGCGGTTATCGAGTGCATTTCAGCTTCAGCTACCAATATTGTTTTTTTGGAAGGACTGCAAGAGGTTATTAAGAAAAATCCAGCTTCTTTcagaaaacagcagcaTACGCTCATAGAACTACTGAAGGACAATCTGGTGCTACCATCACATTCTGTTCGCGAAACAACGCTCTCCATTATTATGCTTCTTTTCGAAACCGCTCCCGAAATAATTAGCACCTGTCGACTGATCGAACAAATTCCGCTTGATCTGCAGACAGGTAGGGAAATCCAGCTTCGTTACAGATCGTTTGTGCAAACGTTTATGGACTCGCCAAAagaccagctgctggagacaGTAGTTGTCAAGTTCCTTTTCGGACAGCTCTCGAATAAATTCTCGCCGTCCTGGAGCGGAGTGCTAGAGTTCATGGAACAGGTTATTGATCGCATTGAGCCACTGGTGTGGGCCGAGATTGAGAcgttcctgaaaaaagatTATCCACCAAAAGAAGCCGACACAGAGCAAATGCACGGTGTTTCGCAATGGACTGGTCTCAACCCCAAACTGGTTGGATATGTGGAGAAGTGTGAGTCGATTGCAGTTCACTATTCTGCCATTGACAAGAGTCTTGTTCCTCCAGCACACGAAAGCACAGAGTTCACGGCCTTTTATCGCGAACAGTGTATCAAGGTACTGCACAGACTGCCAAAGCTGGCTGAGCAGCATTTTGACGTGCTCTTGCCATACGTCCttgaggatgaagaggacAACGTTAAATGGCCGGTCAAGGACAGAAACTCCGTGGTGGAGGTGATGGCCAAATTCCAGAACCTGCGCAGGGTGCCTGGTGCCGACCAGGTGCACAAATttctgctgcggctgttGGCCAACAGATCCGTCCAGACGCAGAAACTTGCTTTTAATGCCCTGGCAAATTGGAAAAACCCGGTCTACAATAGGTACAGAGACAACTTGAACAGTTTACTGGACGATATGCTTTTCAGAGACGAGGTTATCAATTTGCTCCAGAacgaagaaaaaacaattATTCGGGAGCAGGACACAGATACCATTATGCCGTTGATATTGCGGATTTTGTTTGGTCGCGCACAAACTTTGAGGACAAGCGGCACGAAACAGGGCCGTCGAACAGCTGCCATCAAGGCTCTGTCGAATCTGAGCGACCAGCACATGAAAGATTTTCTATCTCTGTCgtttgagaagctgaacgagatgCGGTCGCACGAGCTGAGTTTCCGGTTGATCAGAACGGCCAGCGGATTTTTGAACATGGTCTCTGACCTGCTGTCATCGATCGGCCGTACCCGCAGCGAGTGTCTGTCGATTCTGCCTGACCCTCTAGTTTTCTCGCTCAGTGTGTCGGAAAAAGCCATTGGTTCTGCCGACGATATTACCGACAAAGCCGCCAGAAATAACAGGCAGCTCGGTTTCAAAGTGCTTTACGACGTGACAGACTATCTGGGCGACTCGTTTGACTGGAAGCCGTACGGAAATGACATCTACTACAATCTGgtgcaccagaaaatgGCCAACTTCGCAGACGAGAATTTGCAGCAGCCGTCGTCGCTGATGCGGCTCATGACGGCGCTGTGGCCGCAACCAAACCTGCAATTTTTCCTCCGCTACGAGGAGATGGCGCCGGTGAAGGCACTGATGGGCGTACTTAAGCACGAAAAGGCGAAGGAGGCCGTGCAGAGGGCCGTGCTGCAATTTGTGCTGAAACtgctcaacagcaacgACAGCAGCGACCAGCAAGTCGAGGtgctgattttgatcaTCTCTGAGTACCTCAACTCGCTCGTGGCGCTGTTTGCGAACTCCGAGAGCAAAGAGGTCAACGGTTTATGTGTCAAGATTCTGCACAACTTGGTGCAACGCGATCTGATCACGGCCAGCGAGAGCAGCAAGTTTTTAGTGGACTCGCTTGTGATGGTGCTGGACAAACCGGCCGCACAGATTGACATGGCCACTAGAACAGAGATCGTCAGCGTTCTGGGCCTGGTGGCTAGGAATTTGTCGTGCTCGGTGACGGAAATAATGCCGTTGTACAAAAGCATGGCTCCGCTGCTGAAAATTCACGAGGAGCGCGAAATGCGCATAGCGATTTGCCAGGTGTACTTGGCGCTTGGGGCCAAGTAcagcgagctcgagcgtGTGTCGCAAGTCGTGGCCGCGCTCAACTCGTACTCCGATAAACGGATCCGCGAGCCAGACTACGAGCAGCGGCTCGAATGCTACAGAAAAATTGACAGAGAGTTGTACGACTCGTTCTCCGGCTCCGAGTGGCTGCCGGTGATCAACACGGCACTGTTCCacatcaacgacgagacggACTCGGCGATGCGCTCGTCGGCATCCAATACGTTGTGCCGGTTCATCGACGTTTCCGAGTCGTTTGCAGAAATTTTACACGAAATCGTGCTGCCAGTGGTGCGTCCTGGTTTGCGTcgcaaaaacgagctggtgcgCCAGGAATATATCAACGTCGTGGCGCACGTCGTCGAGAAAACAGCCGAGTTCCCAGACATGAAAGTGTTGCTGCACggcggcgacgacgaggctAATTTCTTCAAGAATATTATGCATCCTCAGGTGCACCGCAGACAGAGGGCGGTGAGACGGCTGGGCGAGACGGCACAGGAGCTCGCGGACTCCTCCATCGCACACTATCTACTGCCTATGATCGAGCGGTTCGCGTTCTGGGACGACGAAAAGTACAGGAACCTCGCCAACGACACGGTGGCCACCGTTGCCAAGCTCGCCGCTTACGTCAGCTGGAACCAGTACAGGGCCATCTTGAGCAGGTATGTGGCGACGATGACGGGCGCGTTACAGAAGGAAAAGCACGAGGAGCTGCGTGACAGCGTCCAGGTGGTGACTGCTGTGGCCAGCTCGATGCGGGAGCTGCAGCGGCGTGGGGCCAAGGATTTTCCCGCTCCggagaagctggacgacattGTGGTGGAGATGCTGATTCCGCCGGTGAAGAAGGTGTTGACGAAGAGGGACGAGGAGACTGTGGTGCAGCGTGTTGCTCTTTCGGAGGCACTGGTGTCGCTGGTGATGTGCTGTTCGGCGGCCAGGATCGAGACAGAGCTGCCGGGCATTTTGACGAGTATCTGTCAGATTCTGCGTGCACGGTCTGAGGAGCTAAGAGACGCGGTGAGAAAGCATCTGGGCCGCATAGCCGTTGGTCTTGGGTCGCCATACTTGAAGTTTATCAtgcaggagctgaagaCAGCATTGACTAGGGGTCCGCAGATCCATATTCTCAGTTTCACGATCCATTATCTTTTGGTGGTGATGGACGGTGTTTTGTCTCAGGGCGATCTGGATGAGTGTGCTGGGTACGTGATTGACACGGTGATGAACGACATTTTTGGCGCGGCGAGcgaggagaaggaggccGAGGGCTACAAcaagaagatgaaggagatcaagcacAACAAGAGCTACGACACGGGCGAGCTGCTAGCAAGCAAGATGCTCTTGCAGAACTTTCAGCAGATCCTGGGCCCGATCAAGATGCTTTTGCGTGAGAAGTTGGCGTTCCGGACGCAGAAACggctggacgagctgctgcggcgAGTTTCTATCGggttgcaaaaaaataaagaaGCAGGCTCGACGAGTGCGATTTTGCTGTGCCACGAAATCTACGGGCagtctttggaaaaagacgagACACGGACCAAGCGTGTCAGCGAGACAGAGGACCATTTTCTGGTCAAGCTGGACGCAAAGCCGCTGCGGACTCAGATGGAGTACTCCTTGTACTCCAAGGTGTTGCAGAAGTTCGCGTTCGACCTGCTACATGCGGTGATTTCGAAACACCCGCAGCTGTTCACGGCGGGCAACTTGGCGGATTTTGTGCCGCTACTGGAGACGAGTTTGTCGTCGGGCGACGAGGGTGTTGTTTTGGCGGCACTCAAGATGCTGACACAGCTGTCGCGGCTGGACTTTGCCGAGGACGTGAACGCGCAATTCACGGCTTGCGCGCGGGCAACGTTGAAAATTGTCAAAGACTTGCCTAGCACCAACAGCGACCTGTGCCAGAGCGCGCTCAAGTTTCTGAGCGCGGTGATCAGAAATAAGGACGGGCTACAGCTCAAAGATACCGCTCTCAGCTACCTTCTGAAAAAGATTGAGCCGGACCTGGACGAGCCAATGCGGCAGGGCGTGGCGTTTGGCTTCGTCAAAGCTCTCATCGCGAAACACGTGATGCTGCCCGAGATCTACGACGTGCTCGAGTCCGTGTCGCGGATCATGATCACGAGCACTTCTGGCGAGATCCGCCAGACCGCCAGAAGCGTCTACTACACATTTCTGATGGAGTACGACCAGAGCCGCGGCcggctcgaaaaacagttCAAGATGCTGCTGGGCAATTTGGAGTATCCCGCACAGAGCGGCCGCCAGAGCGTcatggagctgctgcatctGATCGTGCGCAAGGCCGGCAAGGACGTGCTCGCGGTGGTGTCTGCGTCGTTTTTCATTGCGCTTGCCAACGTGTCGGTCACCGACGAGGCGCCGTCCTGCCGCGAAATGGCGTCggaggtgctgctggcgaTGCTCGGTCGCATGGACGACCTGGCGTTCGTGGAGAAATGCGTGGCCGCGTGGATCGACAACAGGAAGAACGAACTTCTTGTGCGGTGCGGCCTGCACGTGTACAAATTGTACGTGGACGCCGTGGGGCTGGACAACGCTGGCTTGAACGAGACTGCGCTGGCGAAAATAAATCACGTGCTCGCAGCCAGTGCAAAGAGCAGCGAGGCCGGCATGTCGTGGGAGCTCGTGTACTCGTcgctggtggtgtttgAGGCGCTGTCGGAGAAGACTGACGTTTACAACGACAAATACGCCCCGACATGGGCCGCTGTCGTGGACTGTCTGCTGTATCCGCACTCGTGGATCCGGCTGGCTTCAGCGCGGCTCGTTGGACAGTACGTCCAGAAATGCGCCACGGTGAGCGACCACACGCTGCAGACAATCGCATACCGGTCGTTCAGACAGCTCAGTGCGCCTGGAGTGGCGCAGAGCCTGGCCACCGAGGTGGCAAAGAACCTGGTGTATGTGTCCAAGATCTGGGCGCAGAAAGACACGCGGTACGTGCCAGCGGACGGAGAGCAGATGGAGCAAAGTGCGCTGGAATGGGCGCTCGCCAGAGCGTGCGCGGTGCTGAGAAACGAGTCTGCGCCGCCAAAAGACCTGCTAGTCACGAAAAAGGCCATGGTCCAGTACTGCGTGTTCCTGGTGAGCTTTCTGGATGCCGAGACGGTGGGTCACGTGATACAACAGCCGTTAGACCCGCTGGTGGTGATTTCGGAGCAGGAGCCGGCCGTCGAAGACACGGACGAAAACACACTGCCGGCAATGGCGCTCAAGTGTTTGGAGCTGGTTGCACAGAAAATCGGTGTGAGCGAGTACAATTTGCTATATTCGGCAACGAAAAAAGCCATCAGCGAGCGGCGCCAGGAGAGAAAGACCAAACGTGCACAGCTGTCTCTCAATAACCCTGCCGCGGCAGCCAAGCggaagctcaagaagcaCGCGCGCACcagagaaaagagaaagcACCTAAAGGACGAAAATGGACTATACCGtccaaaaaggaaaaagcTTTAA